The Streptomyces sp. B3I8 nucleotide sequence TGGATCTTCTCCTCGCCACCCGTTCCGTACATCTCCAGGAACTGGCGGTTCTTGTTGCTCTCGTCGTCGTCCAGCCGGTACATCGAGATCGCGGTGGAGAGCTGCGGCGTGTAGCCGACGAACCAGGCGGACTTGTTCCCGTCCGTGGTACCCGTCTTGCCGGCGACCTCGCGGCCGGTGAGCCGCGCCGCCGTACCGGTTCCCTTGTCGACCACTGTCTTCAGCACGTCGGTGACGTTGTTGGCCACATTGGGTTCGTAGGCCGGGGTGCTCTTGGCCTCCTTCTTGTGGTCGTAGACGGTGCCGTCCTTGCTCTCGACCTTCTCGACCGAGTAGGGCTCACGCTGTTTGCCGCTGTCCGCGAACGTGGCGTAGGCGCCGGCCATGCGGATGGCGCTGGGGTCGGAGGTACCGATGGAGAACGAGGGGAAGTTCGAGCTGGCCAGGCTGCTCTTCAGGAGGCCGGCGTCCAGGGCCGACTCCTCGACCTTGTCCAGCCCCACGTCCATGCCGAGCTGGACGTATGCGGAGTTGACCGACAGCCGCATCGCCTCACGGAGGTCGATCTTGTAGCTGGGCGGAGTGCCGACCGACTCACCGCCGTCGTTGGTCTGCAGCCACTCCTTGCCCTCCTTGTCCTTCCAGACGTCCCCGTTGTATTCGAGGATCTTGAACTTGTTCTTGCCGCTGTAGAGGCTCTTGGGCGAGGCGACGGTGCGTTGTCCGTCCTGCGCCTGCTCCGGATCGCCCTTGGGGTCACGGACGCCCCACTTCATCGCGGCGGCCAGCACGAACGGCTTGAAGGTCGAACCGACCTGGGCGCCGGTGACGTCGGCGTTGTTGGTGAAGTGCTTGGTCGCGTCCTCACCGCCGTAGATGGCCTTGATCGCCCCTGTGTCCGGGTCGACGGAGGCACCGCCGAACTGGACGTGCGTGTCGGTCTTGGGACGCTGCTTGGGCTTGATCTTGGCCTTCTGGACCTTCTTCACCGCGGCCTCGAGCTCATTGACCTTCTTCTTGTCGAAGGTCGTGTGGATCGAGTAGCCGCCCTGCTGGAGCTGGTTGCTGGTGATGTCGGTGTTCTTGACCACCGAGCCGTTGGCCAGGTCGACGAGGTAACCGATCTGACCGCTCAGCGCGGTGTTCGCCCTGGGGTTCTTCACCTTCGGGAGCTTGGTGTGCTTCGCCCGTTCGGTCTGGCTCAGGTGGCCGTACTCGACCATCTTGTTGAGCGTGTCCTGCATCTGGCCGAGGGCCCGCCTGGTGTTGGCCTTGGCGGTGGCGGCGGGGTCGATGGCGACCGCGCCGGCCGGGTCGTAGTAGGTGGCGCCCTTGAGCATCGCCGAGAGGAAGGCGCACTCGCCCGGATCGAGGTCCTTGGCGTCCTTGTCGAAGTACGCCCGCGCGGCCGCCTGGATGCCGTAGGCGCCCCGGCCGTAGTAGGCGGAGTTCAGGTAGTCGGCGAGGATCTTGTCCTTGTCGACGTTGGCGCCGACCTTGACCGAGATGAAGATCTCCTTGAACTTGCGGGAGATCGTCTGCGACCGGTCGTCCAGCAGCGCGTTCTTCACGTACTGCTGGGTGATGGTCGAGCCGCCCTGGGTCTCGCCGCCCCTGGCCATGTTGAACAGCGCGCGGCCGATGCCCTTGGGGTCGATGCCGTTGTCGTCGTAGAAGGTCTTGTTCTCCTGGGAGATCACCGCCCAGCGCATCTCCTTGGGGATCTGCGCGAAGTTGATGATCTGGCGGTTGGTCTCACCACCGGTGGCCACCATCTGGCTGCCGTCGGCCCAGTAGTAGACGTTGTTCTGCGCCGTCGCCGTCTTGGCGATGTCCGGCACGCTCACCATCGCGTAACCGATGCCGGTTACGACCACCATGGTGCCGACGAAGCCGATGAAGCAGCCGGTCACCAGTTTCCAGGACGGTACCCAGCGGTGCCAGCCGTCCTTGCCGGCCCGCGGATAGTCGAGGAACCGCCTCTTGTCCGGATCCGGTCCGCGTCCCCGGCCGCGGCCGGGCCCGTTCGGCCCGCCCGGGCCGCGGCGGCCACCGCCACCACCGCTTCCGTGGCCGCTTCCGGCGCCGTCGGCCGCTCTGCGCCGGCCTCCGCCGCTTCTCTGCGCGGCTCGCCTGGCCTCGGCACGACCGCCGGACAGACGTTCCTCACCTCCCCACTCGGGGGAGTCGGCCGGAGATCCGGTGGCGCCTCGCGGTGCCGCGCGGCGACCGGAGGACGCCGACTGACCGCGTCGGGCCGCGGCACGTCCGCCTCCCTGCGGCTGCGGCGGTTTGCGACGGTGCTCGCTCATCGAACGATTACTCCTCGGGCAGGCGCACCCGTGCGCGCCTGGAAACGGCGGCTGTTTTCCGGTCCCCCCGAAGTACGGATGCGGTCGCTCACGCATTCACCCGTACTGCACCGAGGGGGAGGACGTTACCGTCCCTCCCTCGGCTTCCGGCGGTCTGCATGGCGCACAGACTACGCACCGTCAAAACCAGCCGAGGTTCGAACTTCACCCCAAACCCGGCAGGTTGCCTCTCACGAATCAGTGATGTGACCCCGTTCACCGTGTTCCCTCTTGTCGCCGTCGCAGGAGCGTTCTATCGTGCTGATGTATCGAGTCGATACATCAGCACGACATAAAGACGTGCTGGGGACCTGCGCGAGAGGGAGGAGGCGACGATGAGCCGGCGTGCCGGGATCCTCGAGTTCGCCGTACTCGGCCTGCTCCGCGAGTCCCCGATGCACGGCTATGAGCTGCGCAAACGGCTCAATACATCACTGGGTGTGTTCCGTGCGTTCAGCTACGGCACGCTGTACCCCTGCCTCAAGACGCTGGTCGCGAACGGCTGGTTGATCGAGGAACCGGGGGTCACGGCCGACGGCACGCCCGCCGCCCCGCTCTCGGGACGGCGCGCCAAGATCGTTTACCGGTTGACGGCGGACGGCAAGGAGCACTTCGAGGAACTGCTCTCCCAGACCGGACCCGACGCCTACGAGGACGAACACTTCGCCGCGCGCTTCGCCTTCTTCGGCCAGACCTCGCGGGACGTGCGCATGCGCGTCCTGGAGGGCCGCCGCAGTCGGCTGGAGGAACGCCTGGAGAAGATGAGCGCCTCCCTGGCCCGCACCCGGGAACGCCTCGACGACTACACCCTCGAGCTCCAGCGCCACGGGATGGAGTCCGTGGAGCGCGAAGTGCGCTGGCTGAACGAGCTCATCGAGAGCGAGCGGGCAGGGCGGGACCTGAAGGATTCCGCCTCCTCAGGACCCGCTCAGCAGAACACAGGATCCGGCTCGTCGGGCGGCCTGCCCCGGCGCGGTGACAGCACCGCGCCGGATACGCCCGACGACACCGCCATGTGAGCCCCGATCGGGGTCTCACCGAATACACACAGGGAGCAACCGGAATGGGTTCGGTTCGCGTAGCCATCGTCGGCGTGGGCAACTGCGCCGCATCGCTGGTGCAGGGCGTCGAGTACTACAAGGACGCCGACGCGGCGTCCAAGGTGCCTGGGCTGATGCACGTCCAGTTCGGCGAGTACCACGTCCGCGACATCGAGTTCGTCGCCGCGTTCGACGTGGACGCCAAGAAGGTCGGCCTCGACCTGGCGGACGCCATCGGCGCCTCGGAGAACAACACCATCAAGATCTGCGACGTCCCCAACTCCGGTGTGACGGTCCAGCGCGGCCACACCCTCGACGGCCTCGGCAAGTACTACCGCGAGACCATCGAGGAGTCCGCCGAGGCCCCGGTCGACATCGTCCAGATCCTCAAGGACAAGCAGGTCGACGTCCTGGTCTGCTACCTGCCCGTGGGCTCCGAGGACGCGGCGAAGTTCTACGCCCAGTGCGCCATCGACGCCAAGGTCGCCTTCGTCAACGCCCTCCCGGTCTTCATCGCCGGCACCAAGGAGTGGGCGGACAAGTTCACCGAGGCGGGCGTCCCGATCGTCGGCGACGACATCAAGTCGCAGGTCGGCGCCACCATCACGCACCGTGTCATGGCGAAGCTGTTCGAGGACCGGGGCGTCGTCCTGGACCGCACGATGCAGCTGAACGTCGGCGGCAACATGGACTTCAAGAACATGCTCGAGCGTGAGCGCCTGGAGTCGAAGAAGATCTCGAAGACGCAGGCCGTCACCTCGCAGATCCCCGACCGGGACCTGGGCGCGAAGAACGTCCACATCGGCCCGTCGGACTACGTCCAGTGGCTCGACGACCGCAAGTGGGCCTACGTGCGCCTCGAGGGCCGTGCCTTCGGTGACGTCCCGCTGAACCTGGAGTACAAGCTCGAGGTGTGGGACTCCCCGAACTCCGCGGGTGTCATCATCGACGCCCTGCGCGCCGCGAAGATCGCCAAGGACCGGGGCATCGGTGGCCCCATCCTGTCGGCGTCCTCGTACTTCATGAAGTCCCCGCCGGTCCAGTTCTTCGACGACCAGGCCCGGGAGAACGTGGAGAAGTTCATCGCGGGCGAGGTCGAGCGCTAAGAGCCCACCGGCTCACGCGTCGCCGAAGGTCCCCGGGGCACCGTCCCGGGGACCTTCCCCGTATGTGAGGGTGTCTCCCATGGCCGTCCTCCCTGACCTGCGCGTCCTGTTGCGCCTCGGGGACTTCCGGCGCCTGCTCGCGGTGCGGCTGCTCTCCCAGGGCGCCGACGGCGTCTACCAGGTCGCGCTCGCCACCTACGTCGTCTTCTCCCCGGAGAAGCAGACCTCCGCCGCCGCGATCGCCTCCGCGATGGCCGTGCTCCTCCTGCCGTACTCCCTCATCGGCCCCTTCGCCGGCGTCCTGCTCGACCGCTGGCGCCGCCGTCAGGTCCTCCTCCACGGCAATCTGCTGCGCGCCCTGCTCGCCTGCGTGACGGCGGTGCTGATGGTGAGCGGGGTGCCCGACCGGCTGTTCTACGTCTCCGCGCTGTGCGTCACCGCGGTCAACCGCTTCGTTCTCGCCGGCCTGTCCGCGGCGCTGCCCCGCGTCGTCGACACCGAGCGCCTGGTGCTGGCCAACTCGCTCTCCCCGACCGCCGGCACCCTCGCCGCGACCGCAGGCGGAGGCCTCGCCTTCGTGCTGCGCCTCGCGGTCTCCGACTCCGACGTCGCCGTGGTGCTGCTGGGCGCCGCGCTGTACCTGGGCGCCGCCCTGGTGTCCCTGCGCATCGCGCCGGGACTCCTCGGCCCCGACGGCGCGGCGATACACCCCCGGCTCCGTCGGGCGCTCGCCGGCACCGCGCGTGGTCTCGCCCAGGGCGTACGTCACCTCGTGGAGCCCGAGCGCAGGGCCGCCGCCCTGGCGCTGACCGCCATGACGCTCATGCGGTTCTGCTACGGCGCGCTGACGGTCATGGTGCTGATGCTCTGCCGGTACGCCCTCGCCGACGGCACCGACGAGGGGTTGGCACTGCTCGGCCTGGCCGTGGGGGCGTCCGGCGCGGGGTTCTTCGTGGCGGCCGTGCTGACACCGTGGACGGCCGGGCGGTTCGGGCCCGGACGGTGGATCGTCGCGTGCGCGGCCGGTGCGGCGGTCCTGGAGCCCACGCTCGGCCTGCCGTTCGCCACCGGTCCGATGCTGGCGGCTGCGTTCGTGCTGGGGCTGACCACTCAGGGAGCGAAGATCGCGACGGACACGATCGTGCAGTCCTCGGTCGACGACCGCTTCCGCGGCCGGATCTTCTCGGTCTACGACGTGCTGTTCAACGTCGCCTTCGTCGGCGCGGCCGCACTGGGCGCCGTGATGCTGCCCGGCGACGGCCGATCAGGTTCGCTGGTGGTGCTGGTGGCACTGGTCTACGGGGCGGTTGCTGCCGCTATGTCCCTCTTCGCTCGCCAGTAAGTGTCACATCAAAGCCACAGTCCCTTTTCGGACTTCGCACTTGTCAGTGCGGCCGGATAACTTACGGACGTCTTATTTCGCGCCATGCGCCCGGCACCTTCACGCCTGTCGGTCTCGCGCATGGTTTCTTCATCAAGGGGGACCCCCAAGTGACCGTTCCGCCGCCGCCCCAGGGCCAGAACCCGTACGCCCAGACGCCCACCGCTCCCACGGGGCAGCCGGCCGGACAGCCGGGAGTTCCTCCGCAGCAGCCCAGCCAGCCGGGCGTCCCGCCGCAGGGTCCCTACGCGCCGTTTCCGCAGCAGCAGGGCGGCCCCGTGCCGCCTCCGCCCGCGCCCCCGGCCCGTCGTGGCGGCAAGAAGGCACTCAAGGTCATAGGCGGCATCGTCGTGGCCGTGCTCGTCATCGGCCTGAAGTTCGGCGCCGGCTGGGGCCTGGGCTGGCTCTTCGGACGCGACGACGCCGAGACCACGTCGGTGGGCAGCTGTATGCACAACGACGGCACCCAGACCAGCCCCGACCTCCAGGAGGTCGACTGCTCGTCGGGCAAAGCCCAGTACAAGGTGGTCGAGAAGTTCGGCGGCTCCTCGGACAGCAGCAAGTGCGACAACATCAAGGACGCGACGATCTCCTACATCCAGTCCGGCAACGGCCACGATGTGGTGCTGTGCCTGAAGGAGGCAAGCTGACACCGGAGCCGGTGGGCGGTCACCGGTAGCGCGAGGGGCGATGTTTCACGTGAAACATCGCCCCTCGTCGTGTGCGGAACGCAGGAAGGGCGGGTCATGTTTCACGTGAAACATGGCCCGCCCTTCCTGCCGTCAGTCCTGCGCGCTCCACCACTCCTTGAGCGCGGTCACGGCCTCGTCGCGCTCCATCGGGCCGTTCTCCAGCCGCAGTTCCAGCAGATGCTGGTACGCCTGTCCGACGACAGGGCCCGGGCGCACACCGAGGATCTCCATGATCTGATTCCCGTCGAGATCAGGCCGGATGGAGTCCAGCTGCTCCTGCTCCTGGAGCTGAGCGATGCGCTCCTCCAGGCCGTCGTACGCGCGCGACAGTGCGGTCGCCTTGCGCTTGTTCCGGGTCGTGCAGTCGGAGCGGGTCAGCTTGTGCAGGCGTTCCAGCAGCGGTCCCGCGTCCCGGACGTACCGCCGGACCGCTGAATCCGTCCACTCACCGGTGCCGTAGCCGTGGAAGCGTAGGTGGAGCTCGACCAGCCGGGAGACGTCC carries:
- a CDS encoding transglycosylase domain-containing protein; this translates as MSEHRRKPPQPQGGGRAAARRGQSASSGRRAAPRGATGSPADSPEWGGEERLSGGRAEARRAAQRSGGGRRRAADGAGSGHGSGGGGGRRGPGGPNGPGRGRGRGPDPDKRRFLDYPRAGKDGWHRWVPSWKLVTGCFIGFVGTMVVVTGIGYAMVSVPDIAKTATAQNNVYYWADGSQMVATGGETNRQIINFAQIPKEMRWAVISQENKTFYDDNGIDPKGIGRALFNMARGGETQGGSTITQQYVKNALLDDRSQTISRKFKEIFISVKVGANVDKDKILADYLNSAYYGRGAYGIQAAARAYFDKDAKDLDPGECAFLSAMLKGATYYDPAGAVAIDPAATAKANTRRALGQMQDTLNKMVEYGHLSQTERAKHTKLPKVKNPRANTALSGQIGYLVDLANGSVVKNTDITSNQLQQGGYSIHTTFDKKKVNELEAAVKKVQKAKIKPKQRPKTDTHVQFGGASVDPDTGAIKAIYGGEDATKHFTNNADVTGAQVGSTFKPFVLAAAMKWGVRDPKGDPEQAQDGQRTVASPKSLYSGKNKFKILEYNGDVWKDKEGKEWLQTNDGGESVGTPPSYKIDLREAMRLSVNSAYVQLGMDVGLDKVEESALDAGLLKSSLASSNFPSFSIGTSDPSAIRMAGAYATFADSGKQREPYSVEKVESKDGTVYDHKKEAKSTPAYEPNVANNVTDVLKTVVDKGTGTAARLTGREVAGKTGTTDGNKSAWFVGYTPQLSTAISMYRLDDDESNKNRQFLEMYGTGGEEKIHGASFPAQIWHDYMEQALKGVPAKDFPQALPIGKVVNAEASTSPSPTPTKSASSSPSTSPTPTRSSTSPSPTSSQSCNFFQGCTDSGNENGGPNGGGTGGEGPGGGTSPSSTTSEETGTTRGNSNGGNGGNDGGLFGGRN
- a CDS encoding PadR family transcriptional regulator — encoded protein: MSRRAGILEFAVLGLLRESPMHGYELRKRLNTSLGVFRAFSYGTLYPCLKTLVANGWLIEEPGVTADGTPAAPLSGRRAKIVYRLTADGKEHFEELLSQTGPDAYEDEHFAARFAFFGQTSRDVRMRVLEGRRSRLEERLEKMSASLARTRERLDDYTLELQRHGMESVEREVRWLNELIESERAGRDLKDSASSGPAQQNTGSGSSGGLPRRGDSTAPDTPDDTAM
- a CDS encoding inositol-3-phosphate synthase — translated: MGSVRVAIVGVGNCAASLVQGVEYYKDADAASKVPGLMHVQFGEYHVRDIEFVAAFDVDAKKVGLDLADAIGASENNTIKICDVPNSGVTVQRGHTLDGLGKYYRETIEESAEAPVDIVQILKDKQVDVLVCYLPVGSEDAAKFYAQCAIDAKVAFVNALPVFIAGTKEWADKFTEAGVPIVGDDIKSQVGATITHRVMAKLFEDRGVVLDRTMQLNVGGNMDFKNMLERERLESKKISKTQAVTSQIPDRDLGAKNVHIGPSDYVQWLDDRKWAYVRLEGRAFGDVPLNLEYKLEVWDSPNSAGVIIDALRAAKIAKDRGIGGPILSASSYFMKSPPVQFFDDQARENVEKFIAGEVER
- a CDS encoding MFS transporter, giving the protein MAVLPDLRVLLRLGDFRRLLAVRLLSQGADGVYQVALATYVVFSPEKQTSAAAIASAMAVLLLPYSLIGPFAGVLLDRWRRRQVLLHGNLLRALLACVTAVLMVSGVPDRLFYVSALCVTAVNRFVLAGLSAALPRVVDTERLVLANSLSPTAGTLAATAGGGLAFVLRLAVSDSDVAVVLLGAALYLGAALVSLRIAPGLLGPDGAAIHPRLRRALAGTARGLAQGVRHLVEPERRAAALALTAMTLMRFCYGALTVMVLMLCRYALADGTDEGLALLGLAVGASGAGFFVAAVLTPWTAGRFGPGRWIVACAAGAAVLEPTLGLPFATGPMLAAAFVLGLTTQGAKIATDTIVQSSVDDRFRGRIFSVYDVLFNVAFVGAAALGAVMLPGDGRSGSLVVLVALVYGAVAAAMSLFARQ